GAAGTGGAAGGTGCAGCCAGAAACGCGATGCCTTTGACCCAGGCATTTGTGGCCCGGAAGAAGCCCAGGATAGCCTGTTCGGAATCGCCAAAACCGAGGTTGGGATAATCAATACCCGCAAAATTGGTTACGGCGCTGTACATGGATAACGCGTTCCCGTTCTCGGAGCTGAGGCAGATTGTGATTTGTGCGTTGTTGGTCTCATGGAGCGAGGCGGTATTGGGTGAGGCCGCCGAGCCGGGCTGCTGCTGGCTGTAGCCGTCGATGGTGATGTTGTTCTTGGTGATGAGCGGGTACCCATCGGCAGGGGTGTCAATGGTATGGACGCCTGCGCCCGGGACGGCGAAGTTTATGGTGTCGCCATCGGCCAGGAGTTGGAGGGCGTACACGAGGTTCGTCTGACCTGGGCTGAAGTCAGCGTTGTTGACGGTGTTCACAACGATTGTTTTGGCATTGGCGATGCCAAAGGAAGTGATGAGGGTGATACCGATCCGGCACACGATTGATCGTTTCATAGATTTGTTGTCGCGGATGTTGAAGGGGTCAGGAATTAATTTACGCAAAGGCGGGTAGAAAGCAAATTAAATTGATCAATTAAAGTAATCGGTTAGTGACGGCGGGCGCTGCCGCCTAAAGGCGGCGTTCCGCGCGTCCGGAACGCCGGCTTCAGCCGGCAGCCCCGTAGTCACTGAGGCATTACCAATTAAATTGATCATCGCAAGCCGCAAACCCCCGAACCGGGGAAGCCATTGATTTGCCAATAGCCTTGTCAGAGTAGCGGCCGGCTAGGTAGGCTGTGGGGGTTACCTCAGACGAGCATGGCAACGCAACAGACACGCCCTTTGCTGGGGGGAGTCATCGAAGGCTTCTACGGGCAGCCCTGGACCCAGAACGAGCGTCATGAGCTGTTGGATTGGATGGCCGGTTGGGGTCTGAATACCTATCTCTACGCTCCGAAGGACGATTTGAAGCAGCGAGCGACGTGGAGGGAACTTTATTCCAAAGAAGAGGCGGAAGCGCTGGGTGTGCTGATCCAAACCTGCCAACAGCGCATGCTTCGCTTTGTCTATGCGCTGAGCCCCGGGCTGGACATCCAGTACAGTGAGGAAGCCGAATTGGCCCATCTCAAAAGGCGGTTTGAGCAGATGTTCTTATTAGGATGCGGGCACTTTGCTCTGCTCTTCGACGACATCCCTGAGCGAATGAACGGCGGGGACATCGAGCGGCACGGTTCGCTTGCGTCAGCGCAGTGCCACGTGGCAAACGCCCTGTTCAATTGGGCGCGCGAGCGGTCACCTCACGCCGGCCTGTTATTCTGTCCCACTGCCTATTGTGGCCGTATGGCCAAACAGAACCTCGGCGGCCTTGCCTACCTCCCAACCGTTGGCCGCGAGTTATTGCCTGAAATTGACGTATTCTGGACCGGGCCAGAAATCATCTCGCGCGAGATCACGATCGCTCACATTCGTGAAGTGCAAGCGCTGTTGCGCCGCAAACCAGTCATTTGGGACAATCTGCACGCCAATGATTATGATGGCCGCCGGTTTTTCTGTGGTC
This portion of the Verrucomicrobiia bacterium genome encodes:
- a CDS encoding beta-N-acetylglucosaminidase domain-containing protein; the encoded protein is MATQQTRPLLGGVIEGFYGQPWTQNERHELLDWMAGWGLNTYLYAPKDDLKQRATWRELYSKEEAEALGVLIQTCQQRMLRFVYALSPGLDIQYSEEAELAHLKRRFEQMFLLGCGHFALLFDDIPERMNGGDIERHGSLASAQCHVANALFNWARERSPHAGLLFCPTAYCGRMAKQNLGGLAYLPTVGRELLPEIDVFWTGPEIISREITIAHIREVQALLRRKPVIWDNLHANDYDGRRFFCGPYAGRRVELLKEVSGVLSNPNNEFALNYVPLRTLAGFMRGEESWRPRQAYREAMREWLPRFASFGEPMSLEDLVLFGDCYYLPHEEGPEAEALYLGARALLSGNCENSAGQSATFRQRATRLREFCARLANIRHRPLFYALSRRAWELREELDLLEHYIEFKSMTTHGEASFRSDFHLPGTYRGGLVARLQGLLAQHPDGAFAPSVFGGTTHTSSKMAPSASSLL